A genome region from Portunus trituberculatus isolate SZX2019 chromosome 40, ASM1759143v1, whole genome shotgun sequence includes the following:
- the LOC123516188 gene encoding CD209 antigen-like isoform X1: MPVLLISTPLHPAPPHPGLQYRQDTDATGHYVVLSLRRCSTPPLFSVSLPPLMLYTLFFLLVFAARVRGVPMEYTGALTQEEVTPYSHVLPSQSPPPAVLPQGVPFDSLIEASVKSLGREGESLANTLIQLLRRAATAAQVVVCPYPYTQVIHECFYMHKKKLTWPQARRVCQGMSGELAEPRHIYALQTHMADVYGPGYFWVGATREDAADNEWRWLSGRPLDPEDWLFQRPDNQNGDERCLEMVMSDYPKVFNDETCGLAQRFICQYRAE, from the exons aTGCCTGTTCTTCTCATCAGTACTCCGCTCCACCCCGCACCACCTCACCCCGGCCTGCAATACCGCCAAGACACAGACGCCACAGGGCATTACGTTGTCCTGTCCCTTCGCCGCTGCTCCACTCCACCCCTCTTCAGTGTCTCCTTGCCGCCACTCATGCTCTACACGCTCTTCTTCCTGCTGGTGTTCGCGGCGCGGGTCCGTGGCGTCCCCATGGAGTACACCGGCGCTCTCACACAGGAAGAAGTCACGCCTTATTCACACGTGCTTCCCTCACAGTCCCCACCACCAGCCGTACTGCCTCAAGGTGTGCCATTTGACTCCCTTATTGAGgcatcagtca AGAGCCTCGGACGGGAGGGGGAGAGCCTGGCCAACACCCTCATTCAGCTGCTGCGAAGAGCCGCCACCGCCGCTCAAG TGGTGGTGTGCCCCTACCCTTACACGCAGGTCATCCACGAGTGTTTCTATATGCACAAGAAAAAGCTGACCTGGCCACAGGCACGGAGGGTGTGTCAGGGCATGAGCGGCGAGCTGGCAGAGCCGCGACACATCTACGCCCTGCAGACCCACATGGCGGATgtctatg GGCCCGGTTACTTCTGGGTAGGAGCCACCAGAGAGGACGCCGCGGATAACGAGTGGCGGTGGCTGTCTGGGCGGCCTTTAGACCCCGAGGACTGGCTCTTCCAGCGGCCAGACAACCAGAACGGCGACGAACGTTGCCTTGAGATGGTCATGTCCGATTACCCGAAGGTCTTCAACGACGAGACGTGTGGTCTGGCGCAGCGCTTCATTTGCCAGTACCGCGCTGAATGA
- the LOC123516188 gene encoding CD209 antigen-like isoform X2, which translates to MPVLLISTPLHPAPPHPGLQYRQDTDATGHYVVLSLRRCSTPPLFSVSLPPLMLYTLFFLLVFAARVRGVPMEYTGALTQEEVTPYSHVLPSQSPPPAVLPQESLGREGESLANTLIQLLRRAATAAQVVVCPYPYTQVIHECFYMHKKKLTWPQARRVCQGMSGELAEPRHIYALQTHMADVYGPGYFWVGATREDAADNEWRWLSGRPLDPEDWLFQRPDNQNGDERCLEMVMSDYPKVFNDETCGLAQRFICQYRAE; encoded by the exons aTGCCTGTTCTTCTCATCAGTACTCCGCTCCACCCCGCACCACCTCACCCCGGCCTGCAATACCGCCAAGACACAGACGCCACAGGGCATTACGTTGTCCTGTCCCTTCGCCGCTGCTCCACTCCACCCCTCTTCAGTGTCTCCTTGCCGCCACTCATGCTCTACACGCTCTTCTTCCTGCTGGTGTTCGCGGCGCGGGTCCGTGGCGTCCCCATGGAGTACACCGGCGCTCTCACACAGGAAGAAGTCACGCCTTATTCACACGTGCTTCCCTCACAGTCCCCACCACCAGCCGTACTGCCTCAAG AGAGCCTCGGACGGGAGGGGGAGAGCCTGGCCAACACCCTCATTCAGCTGCTGCGAAGAGCCGCCACCGCCGCTCAAG TGGTGGTGTGCCCCTACCCTTACACGCAGGTCATCCACGAGTGTTTCTATATGCACAAGAAAAAGCTGACCTGGCCACAGGCACGGAGGGTGTGTCAGGGCATGAGCGGCGAGCTGGCAGAGCCGCGACACATCTACGCCCTGCAGACCCACATGGCGGATgtctatg GGCCCGGTTACTTCTGGGTAGGAGCCACCAGAGAGGACGCCGCGGATAACGAGTGGCGGTGGCTGTCTGGGCGGCCTTTAGACCCCGAGGACTGGCTCTTCCAGCGGCCAGACAACCAGAACGGCGACGAACGTTGCCTTGAGATGGTCATGTCCGATTACCCGAAGGTCTTCAACGACGAGACGTGTGGTCTGGCGCAGCGCTTCATTTGCCAGTACCGCGCTGAATGA